A part of Leptotrichia hongkongensis genomic DNA contains:
- a CDS encoding PTS sugar transporter subunit IIB, with product MKKIVVACGSGVATSQTVASKINSMLEDEGIRATVEAVDIKSLESIIDQVDVYVTIVPGSQTYDKPMINGIKFLTGMGMAEEFEKLKELLK from the coding sequence ATGAAAAAAATAGTTGTAGCATGTGGATCAGGAGTAGCAACATCACAGACAGTTGCTTCAAAAATTAACAGTATGCTGGAAGATGAAGGAATAAGAGCAACAGTAGAAGCAGTAGACATAAAATCACTTGAAAGCATAATAGATCAAGTTGATGTTTATGTGACAATAGTTCCAGGATCTCAAACTTATGATAAGCCAATGATAAATGGAATTAAATTTTTAACAGGAATGGGAATGGCAGAAGAATTTGAAAAATTAAAAGAATTGCTAAAATAA
- a CDS encoding HPr family phosphocarrier protein: MITRTLEVKNRTGLHARPISQIIKVISKYKSKTVFRVGDKKVENKSVLGFLKLGAKFGTKVEIEIDGEDETELLKELESLFYSNFGE; this comes from the coding sequence ATGATAACTAGAACTTTGGAAGTAAAAAACAGAACTGGGTTACATGCAAGACCTATCTCTCAAATAATAAAGGTAATATCAAAATATAAATCAAAAACTGTTTTTAGAGTAGGTGATAAGAAAGTAGAAAATAAAAGCGTCCTTGGTTTTTTAAAGTTAGGAGCTAAATTTGGAACAAAAGTTGAAATAGAAATAGATGGAGAAGATGAAACTGAATTATTAAAAGAATTGGAAAGTTTATTTTACTCAAATTTTGGAGAATAA
- a CDS encoding ClC family H(+)/Cl(-) exchange transporter encodes MAKDVLHELRDINSLKSRRNNVILIFLCFLVGIFSGIIVGTYTLILKKMSIFREFFTTNLEFYKIAIGIAIFIIMGLAIQFMLTKYPLISGSGIPQVSGLLTKKVKFRWFGELITKFVGGILAIGAGMSMGREGPSVHLGSLVGSGVKELTKRSEVEEKYLVTCGASAGISSTFNAPLAGVIFSLEELHKFFSPLLLICTLVASGTSNYVSRMILGSQTSFQYNFVLPEGIPYYIFAIITVVFCIIITVTGKAFSYFLLLTQKHYRNLKLNKYIKISIFMIMAYIVAVFFRDITGGGHELIEEMFGKNVMLKTIVIILLLKFFYTMFCYATGAPGGIFLPMLVVGALIGKVYGEILNNYFSVPNEIIVHFMLLGMAAYFTAVVRAPITGITLILEMTGNFSYLYMLIIVCTITYIFTELLKMEPIYERLYFNMFHKQILEEDKEKRRIQKRAKRLEILEKWWKNKKIEIGIKPDGKNVKDKIVTLLIPVGANSEFDNKMVKELKLPENLLIVSVRKAGKDSIARGDTLIQSGNQLVIITDYRTAQEYAGELRERGMKIVDEF; translated from the coding sequence ATGGCAAAAGATGTTTTACATGAGCTAAGAGATATAAATTCGTTAAAGTCAAGGAGAAATAATGTAATACTAATATTCCTGTGTTTTCTAGTAGGAATTTTTTCTGGAATTATCGTGGGGACATATACATTAATATTAAAAAAGATGTCAATTTTTAGAGAATTTTTTACAACAAATCTAGAATTTTATAAAATAGCTATTGGAATAGCAATCTTTATTATTATGGGATTAGCTATACAATTTATGCTTACAAAATATCCATTAATTAGCGGAAGTGGAATTCCGCAAGTTAGCGGACTGCTTACGAAAAAGGTAAAGTTTAGATGGTTTGGGGAACTTATTACAAAATTTGTAGGAGGAATATTAGCAATAGGGGCAGGAATGTCTATGGGCCGTGAAGGGCCTTCAGTGCATTTGGGATCTTTGGTTGGTTCTGGGGTGAAGGAACTTACGAAACGCTCTGAAGTGGAAGAAAAGTATTTGGTAACATGTGGAGCAAGTGCTGGAATTTCCTCAACATTTAATGCACCGCTTGCAGGAGTGATTTTTTCTCTTGAGGAACTTCACAAATTTTTCTCGCCATTACTATTAATCTGTACTCTTGTAGCAAGTGGAACTTCAAATTATGTTTCAAGAATGATTTTAGGCTCACAAACTTCTTTTCAATACAATTTTGTGCTTCCAGAAGGTATACCGTATTATATATTTGCAATTATAACAGTTGTTTTTTGCATTATAATTACAGTTACTGGAAAAGCATTTAGCTATTTTCTGCTTTTAACGCAAAAACATTATAGAAATCTGAAATTGAATAAATATATAAAAATATCAATATTTATGATAATGGCGTATATTGTAGCAGTATTTTTTAGAGATATTACAGGCGGAGGACATGAACTTATAGAGGAAATGTTTGGAAAAAATGTAATGTTAAAAACAATCGTTATAATTTTACTTCTTAAATTCTTTTATACAATGTTTTGTTATGCAACAGGAGCACCAGGAGGAATTTTCCTGCCAATGCTTGTAGTAGGAGCTTTGATAGGAAAAGTTTATGGTGAGATATTAAATAATTATTTTTCAGTTCCAAATGAAATAATTGTACATTTTATGCTGCTTGGAATGGCTGCATATTTTACAGCAGTTGTCAGAGCTCCAATAACTGGGATTACATTAATTTTGGAAATGACAGGTAACTTTTCATATCTTTATATGCTAATAATTGTCTGTACAATAACTTATATTTTTACAGAATTGCTTAAAATGGAGCCAATTTATGAAAGACTTTATTTTAATATGTTTCATAAGCAAATTTTAGAAGAAGACAAGGAAAAGAGAAGAATACAGAAACGTGCTAAAAGATTGGAAATATTGGAAAAATGGTGGAAAAATAAAAAAATCGAAATTGGTATAAAGCCAGACGGAAAAAATGTAAAAGACAAGATAGTAACACTTTTAATTCCTGTCGGAGCAAATTCCGAATTTGACAATAAGATGGTAAAAGAGCTTAAATTACCAGAAAATCTGTTAATCGTGAGTGTGCGTAAAGCTGGGAAGGACAGTATCGCACGAGGAGATACATTGATTCAGAGTGGGAATCAGCTTGTGATTATTACAGATTACAGGACGGCACAGGAGTATGCTGGAGAACTGAGGGAGAGAGGAATGAAGATTGTTGATGAATTTTAG
- a CDS encoding PTS sugar transporter subunit IIA: protein MKDYFKEENIFFDFEANDRNDFLSKIGEILFEKKYVNKGFVNSIIEREENYPTGLDFGEYKIAIPHTNPEFVSKEGIIVVKLEKPVIFRDMGLNENDLEVSVIFVLLIQKGEEQVNLLTKLMSLLEQKEVYNSIKNTSDKKEILQILSKNF from the coding sequence ATGAAAGATTATTTTAAAGAAGAAAATATTTTTTTTGATTTTGAAGCAAATGACAGAAATGATTTTCTATCTAAAATAGGTGAAATTTTATTTGAAAAAAAATATGTAAATAAGGGATTTGTAAATTCGATTATTGAAAGAGAGGAAAATTATCCTACAGGATTGGATTTTGGTGAATATAAAATTGCTATACCTCATACAAATCCTGAATTTGTCAGTAAAGAAGGTATTATAGTAGTTAAACTGGAAAAACCAGTTATTTTTAGAGACATGGGGTTAAATGAAAATGATTTGGAAGTATCAGTAATATTTGTACTGTTGATACAAAAGGGAGAAGAGCAGGTAAATTTATTGACAAAATTGATGTCTTTGCTGGAACAGAAGGAAGTTTACAATAGTATAAAAAATACATCAGATAAAAAGGAAATATTACAAATATTAAGTAAAAATTTTTAG
- a CDS encoding SemiSWEET family transporter, with product MNKSKINTIVGSIGAFIGVFVFITYIPQIIANIGGAKAQPWQPLTASVSCLIWVIYGWTKEPKKDYILIVPNAAGVILGFMTFITAL from the coding sequence ATGAATAAAAGTAAAATTAACACAATTGTTGGTTCAATAGGGGCATTTATTGGAGTATTTGTATTTATAACGTATATTCCGCAGATTATTGCCAATATAGGAGGAGCAAAAGCACAGCCGTGGCAACCTCTTACTGCCTCAGTTTCTTGCTTGATATGGGTAATTTACGGATGGACTAAAGAACCTAAAAAAGATTATATTTTAATTGTACCAAATGCAGCAGGGGTAATATTAGGATTTATGACTTTTATTACAGCACTTTAA
- a CDS encoding BglG family transcription antiterminator: MLNNREIKILEIFSSEEEVFIKKLKEKFGISERMIRYDIEKINFVLSIFNIKPIYRNKSGTFKLDCDSKINKIKAIVKEAEPVTIEKRRNLIKFLLITTVKKINISNLMEKFDTSRITINGDLNRIKKEFEEKEIKLITKKGIMLEGKISNLIKYRVEKISECLNYLKNIKNKTIYGMKIEEIFKENLGIREVKIFSDFLKKILSKLNFSATDENYKTLLSYIILLQSESFHEEISNFICVDGEIIKEWNEYDIIKKEIKNYELNEIFNEQDIFIITDLVVKISSYNKDSEFYENWIDIDILVKNLIENINSRLNVDISKDKLLFEYLRQHLNPFFYRVKNEYTLNDKFIQDLKFTKNNLFYLIKESLNILTNILKKDIPDEEIFLLTLHFQASIERVVNNNIKVKRIIIISTLGYGISQILVDNISSLFNVEIVAVTPYFKLKETLLNNENIDYIITTMDIEDKILYNIPILKVNPVFTIDDRKKMLDVGFVSNNKKVLISELIQIIEEEAKINNKEELIKKLENKMKGRIINDVVEAEEEKDIITNENIIFSYDGKNIEEAIEYTCRLLEKMKYISSSYTKSILDILRNHTSYMIIHNGIILPHSKNKNNVFKTSGILLELKNTLELNGNNIKYIFTFAIKDKEKELNRVSKIINKIFKDELIEIMKTKNKNKIVKYFSENTDA; the protein is encoded by the coding sequence ATGTTAAATAATAGAGAAATAAAAATACTTGAGATTTTTTCTTCTGAAGAAGAAGTTTTTATTAAGAAATTAAAAGAAAAATTTGGTATTTCTGAAAGAATGATAAGATATGATATTGAAAAAATCAATTTTGTTTTGTCAATATTTAATATTAAGCCTATATATCGAAATAAATCAGGAACTTTTAAGCTGGATTGTGATAGTAAAATAAATAAAATAAAGGCTATAGTAAAAGAGGCAGAGCCTGTAACTATTGAAAAAAGAAGGAATTTAATAAAATTTCTGCTTATAACAACTGTAAAAAAAATTAATATATCTAATTTGATGGAAAAGTTTGATACATCAAGGATTACAATTAATGGGGATTTGAATAGGATAAAAAAAGAATTTGAAGAAAAAGAGATTAAATTAATTACAAAAAAAGGAATAATGCTTGAAGGGAAAATATCAAATTTAATAAAATATAGAGTTGAAAAAATATCAGAATGTCTTAATTATTTGAAAAATATAAAAAATAAGACTATTTATGGAATGAAAATAGAAGAAATATTTAAAGAAAATCTAGGCATAAGAGAAGTAAAAATTTTTAGTGATTTTTTGAAAAAAATACTATCTAAATTAAATTTTTCAGCAACTGATGAAAATTATAAAACATTACTTTCTTATATTATTTTGTTACAATCAGAAAGTTTTCACGAAGAAATTAGCAATTTTATATGTGTTGATGGTGAGATAATAAAAGAATGGAATGAATATGACATAATAAAAAAAGAAATAAAAAATTATGAATTAAATGAAATTTTTAATGAACAAGATATATTTATTATAACAGATTTAGTAGTTAAAATAAGTTCTTATAATAAAGATTCTGAATTTTATGAAAATTGGATTGATATAGATATTTTGGTAAAAAATTTAATTGAAAATATAAATAGCAGATTAAATGTGGATATATCAAAGGATAAATTATTGTTTGAATATTTAAGGCAGCATCTGAATCCATTTTTCTATAGAGTAAAAAATGAATACACATTAAATGATAAATTTATACAGGATTTAAAATTTACAAAAAATAATCTGTTTTATTTAATAAAAGAGTCTCTTAATATTTTGACAAATATATTAAAAAAAGATATACCTGACGAGGAAATATTTCTTCTGACTCTTCATTTTCAAGCTTCAATAGAAAGAGTTGTGAATAATAACATAAAAGTAAAAAGGATAATAATTATCAGTACATTAGGATACGGAATCTCTCAAATACTGGTAGATAATATATCTTCCTTGTTTAATGTCGAAATAGTTGCAGTAACTCCTTATTTTAAACTAAAAGAAACATTGCTTAATAATGAAAATATAGATTATATAATAACAACGATGGATATAGAGGATAAAATTTTATACAACATTCCAATATTAAAGGTAAATCCTGTATTTACAATAGATGACAGGAAAAAAATGCTAGATGTTGGTTTTGTATCGAATAATAAAAAAGTTTTAATATCAGAATTAATTCAAATTATAGAAGAGGAGGCAAAAATAAACAATAAAGAAGAATTGATAAAAAAACTTGAAAATAAAATGAAAGGAAGGATAATAAACGATGTTGTAGAAGCGGAAGAAGAAAAAGACATAATTACAAATGAAAATATTATTTTTAGTTACGATGGAAAAAATATTGAAGAAGCAATAGAATATACATGCAGACTTCTGGAAAAAATGAAATATATATCAAGTTCATACACAAAAAGTATTTTGGATATATTAAGAAATCATACATCCTATATGATAATACATAATGGAATAATTTTGCCACATTCAAAAAATAAAAATAATGTATTTAAAACTTCGGGAATTTTACTTGAATTGAAAAATACGCTTGAACTTAATGGAAATAATATAAAATACATTTTTACTTTTGCCATAAAGGATAAAGAAAAAGAACTGAATAGAGTGAGTAAAATTATAAATAAAATTTTTAAAGACGAACTGATAGAAATAATGAAAACAAAAAATAAAAATAAAATAGTGAAATATTTTTCAGAAAATACAGATGCATAG
- a CDS encoding FAD:protein FMN transferase — MYKVQVRFLFHSDIKIKIPESYDDSVFDRLFGILEDVNEKYNSYAENSYIDKINKNSGHFVKVNNETISILNKIIHLSKIIGGEYDITIMPLIRLWGFYKQTPILPSFDKIKKAKRLVDYKKIIIDKKKKRVKIEKNQEIITGSFIKAYAIEKMAQEMKKIGIKDAIVNAGGSSIIAINEWGIIAENPEDEKEILRNINGMPVRITKYECNKENKDNDLFEIKIKDTSYSTSNQKNTYLLINNEKYGHIISPKTGFPSQNKQVGVITKSAFFGDIISTGLYNQTPQKFYEIMEKLSKEMDISGFLINNIGKIFYFNMEKYFCGK; from the coding sequence ATGTATAAGGTTCAAGTACGTTTTTTATTTCATTCGGATATAAAAATTAAAATACCTGAAAGCTATGATGATTCTGTTTTTGACAGGTTATTTGGAATTTTAGAAGATGTGAATGAAAAGTATAATTCTTATGCTGAAAATTCTTATATTGATAAAATAAATAAAAATAGTGGGCATTTTGTAAAAGTAAATAATGAAACTATAAGTATTTTGAATAAAATTATTCATTTATCAAAAATTATTGGTGGAGAGTACGACATTACAATAATGCCTCTTATAAGACTGTGGGGTTTTTATAAACAAACCCCCATTTTGCCATCTTTTGATAAAATAAAAAAAGCGAAAAGGCTTGTGGATTATAAAAAGATAATTATTGACAAAAAGAAAAAGCGGGTAAAAATTGAAAAGAATCAGGAAATTATAACAGGTTCATTTATAAAGGCGTATGCGATAGAAAAAATGGCTCAGGAAATGAAAAAAATCGGGATAAAGGACGCAATTGTAAATGCTGGCGGAAGCAGTATTATTGCAATTAATGAATGGGGGATTATTGCTGAAAATCCTGAAGATGAGAAGGAAATATTAAGAAATATAAATGGAATGCCTGTAAGAATAACAAAATATGAATGTAATAAAGAAAATAAAGATAATGATTTATTTGAAATAAAGATAAAAGATACAAGTTATTCCACATCTAATCAGAAAAATACATATCTTTTGATAAATAACGAAAAATACGGACACATTATAAGTCCTAAAACTGGATTTCCATCTCAAAATAAACAAGTTGGAGTAATTACAAAAAGTGCTTTTTTTGGAGATATTATTTCGACAGGACTATATAATCAGACACCACAAAAATTTTATGAAATTATGGAAAAACTATCTAAAGAGATGGATATTTCAGGATTTTTGATTAATAATATAGGAAAGATATTTTATTTTAATATGGAAAAATATTTTTGTGGAAAATAA
- the cbiE gene encoding precorrin-6y C5,15-methyltransferase (decarboxylating) subunit CbiE, translating to MKNKINVLGLGPGNLDYTLPVVLKEIEKSDVIIGGKRHIESLGKYAENKEYCYINADLQRVLDFIKENRDKKMSLILSGDTGFYSMLTFMRKHFEASELNVIPGISSIQYMFAKISDYWNNAFISSVHGREMDYVEKLREFGKIGLLTDNKNTPQKISETLIEAGMDSSIIFVGENLSYENEEILELSVKEMVKVEKKFEMNVVVIYWDGKEE from the coding sequence ATGAAAAATAAAATAAATGTACTTGGATTAGGACCTGGAAATTTGGACTACACTTTACCAGTTGTATTAAAAGAAATTGAAAAATCAGATGTAATAATCGGTGGAAAACGTCATATTGAAAGCCTTGGAAAATATGCAGAAAACAAAGAATACTGCTACATTAATGCTGATTTACAGCGAGTTCTGGATTTTATAAAAGAAAACCGTGATAAAAAAATGTCACTAATTCTATCAGGAGATACAGGTTTTTATAGTATGCTAACATTTATGCGAAAACATTTTGAGGCTAGTGAACTAAATGTAATACCTGGAATTTCCTCAATTCAATATATGTTTGCTAAAATTTCTGATTATTGGAATAATGCTTTTATATCTAGCGTTCATGGACGAGAAATGGATTATGTTGAAAAGTTACGGGAATTTGGTAAAATCGGACTTTTGACAGATAACAAAAATACACCGCAGAAAATATCGGAAACACTGATTGAAGCTGGAATGGATAGCTCTATTATTTTTGTCGGAGAAAATTTATCTTATGAGAATGAAGAAATTTTGGAATTATCAGTAAAAGAAATGGTAAAAGTTGAGAAAAAATTTGAAATGAATGTAGTTGTGATTTATTGGGATGGGAAGGAAGAGTAA